Proteins co-encoded in one Salvia splendens isolate huo1 chromosome 4, SspV2, whole genome shotgun sequence genomic window:
- the LOC121798485 gene encoding uncharacterized protein LOC121798485: MPPSPALRVSPGRGMKAENHKRGRSLESGILFQEKDDDLALFNEVQNKETNNFLLQTNDDFDDMFSTRARHFSDYKLGISIPARGESSDLLNAGDKNDYDWLITPPETPLFPSLDDEAPAVSLAPRGRPRSQPITISRSSTMEKGYKSSRTSASPRRLSPSPRSGTSTLQSGSRPFSATHSSPPPALRHSSPSRGQSPTPSKQIPAPRTRTPTPRRMSTGSTGATAPSRVRGASPVKTSQGNSASPKIKAWQSNIPGFSLEAPPNLRTSLADRPASYVRGSSPASRNGSRSARQSMSPTASRSVGSSHSRERDQFSSYSRGSVASSGDDDVDSLQSVPINTSDSSYPRSIGTSPKSKTMGLSKKPTKTLSNSAPKRSFDLALRQMDRKVPQNMFRPLLSSVPSSTFSAGKASTHQRALTSRNSSITTSSNASSDQGTSGALDTEENEPNQDEVTSNFVKGRYPTMHDEVFFMDHADAISEAFEVPGYQDEENDSPARVISCLNTTESSSQLETSPAMASADVVSDGKYDNSGVDGTSDMEICSGCSDRFPSSELAREGDLWFCLECSSLKINPMASLLVKTVKKDKEIAEDFVHDEECGWLEVLDQSVTVQELVPVRGAGETEMHHLDSTAIDDQQSKNEPCMDHEVLQSEKRELMVTSQQEIVRAVDCGNQQLHQSGICSTSEADVSEGTGISLLLKKSSSSKGHLFQSRSFTASNICYDDFSYVRDSVNSMRSSGGYSNTSVSSSIDLGSSRQSEARIHRQSSGRRSDIENHRYEISTKHKRSVSSMSGASALGSQVPSTTPSCLGESFELVSSNKDTEVSGVTYADPPKQSLLPEKEAESTCTDLERSLTFKDDAELASDLMNSHSGGSPPESLLALEEPVSQESGENLTSEFSNEETTSTQLQTATRGEDMQSSCNDIVDVTEVPDLGSLNDISEMDIQNSGIVSCDSQSDADSTNSKTWTDELVEPCVSVEQNGIMSETSEELDISVPVNCFLEDSTIVLEDIVGAKSRSLTLEEATDTILFCSSIVHNLAYEAANIAIEKENSLLEVARPTVTVVGKPNPDRREMRSRPLGKRSSKSQKARQRRLETETKPRPVTPEMEEKCSPRIVRSPSKGGATHPPPKLESKCNCTIM; the protein is encoded by the exons ATGCCTCCATCGCCTGCCCTTAGAGTTTCCCCTGGGAGGGGGATGAAGGCAGAGAATCACAAGAGAGGCCGCAGTCTTGAGAGTGGGATTCTCTTTCAAGAGAAGGATGATGATCTTGCTCTGTTTAATGAAGTGCAGAACAAAGAAACAAATAATTTCTTGCTTCAGACGAATGATGACTTTGATGACATGTTTT CAACAAGGGCGAGGCACTTCTCCGATTACAAGCTTGGAATATCCATTCCTGCTCGAGGGGAGAGTAGTGACCTGCTCAATGCAGGAGATAAAAATGATTATGACTG GTTAATAACCCCTCCTGAAACTCCTCTATTTCCTTCTTTGGATGATGAGGCACCAGCAGTTAGTCTTGCTCCCAGGGGCAGGCCCAGGAGTCAACCTATTACAATCTCGCGATCATCCACG ATGGAGAAGGGTTACAAGAGTAGCAGGACTAGTGCGAGTCCTCGTCGCCTTAGTCCATCTCCTCGATCTGGTACTAGTACGTTGCAGTCTGGAAGCAGACCATTTTCTGCCACTCATTCTAGTCCACCTCCTGCTTTGAGACATTCTTCTCCATCAAGGGGACAGTCTCCCACACCAAGTAAGCAAATACCTGCTCCAAGGACTAGAACACCAACACCTAGGAGAATGAGCACAGGTTCAACTGGTGCTACTGCACCTTCAAGGGTGAGAGGTGCCTCTCCTGTCAAGACAAGTCAGGGTAACTCTGcttcacctaaaataaaagCATGGCAATCTAACATCCCTGGATTTTCCTTAGAGGCACCTCCTAATCTTCGCACCTCACTGGCTGATAGGCCAGCATCATATGTCAGAGGTTCCTCACCAGCATCGAGAAATGGGTCCAGATCTGCTAGACAGTCTATGTCCCCAACTGCCTCAAGAAGTGTCGGTTCATCCCATAGTCGTGAAAGGGATCAATTTAGTTCCTACAGCAGAGGTTCAGTTGCATCATCTGGTGATGATGATGTGGACTCACTACAATCCGTTCCTATCAACACCTCTGACAGCTCATATCCAAGAAGCATAGGTACTTCACCAAAAAGCAAGACTATGGGGCTTTCCAAGAAACCAACCAAAACTTTGTCAAATTCTGCTCCCAAAAGATCCTTTGACTTGGCACTTCGACAAATG GATAGGAAGGTTCCTCAGAATATGTTTAGACCCCTGCTGTCCAGTGTACCCAGTTCTACATTCTCTGCAGGGAAAGCAAGTACACATCAGCGTGCTCTGACATCAAGAAATTCTTCAATCACAACTAGCAGTAATGCCAGTTCTGATCAAGGAACGAGTGGGGCACTTGATACTGAAGAAAATGAGCCAAACCAGGATGAGGTGACCAGCAACTTTGTGAAGGGACGATACCCAACAATGCATGATGAAGTATTTTTCATGGATCATGCTGATGCTATAAGTGAAGCATTTGAGGTACCTGGTTATCAGGATGAGGAAAATGATAGCCCTGCTAGAGTTATTTCTTGTTTAAATACTACCGAGAGTAGCAGCCAACTTGAAACTAGCCCAGCTATGGCTTCTGCTGATGTAGTCTCAGATGGGAAATATGACAATTCCGGTGTTGATGGGACGTCAGATATGGAAATATGCTCTGGATGCAGTGACAGGTTTCCTTCAAGTGAATTGGCAAGGGAAGGTGACCTATGGTTCTGTCTGGAGTGCAGTAGTTTGAAAATAAATCCAATGGCAAGCCTCCTAGTGAAAACAGTAAAGAAAGATAAGGAAATTGCAGAAGACTTTGTTCATGATGAAGAGTGTGGATGGCTTGAGGTTTTGGACCAATCTGTCACAGTTCAAGAATTGGTACCAGTTAGGGGTGCTGGTGAAACAGAAATGCACCACCTTGACTCTACTGCAATTGATGATCAACAGTCAAAGAACGAGCCATGCATGGATCATGAAGTATTGCAATCTGAGAAGAGGGAGCTTATGGTCACCAGCCAGCAAGAGATAGTTAGAGCTGTGGATTGTGGCAACCAACAATTGCACCAGTCTGGTATCTGTTCAACTTCAGAAGCTGATGTTTCAGAAGGTACAGGTATATCATTACTTCTGAAGAAATCAAGTAGCAGTAAAGGACATCTCTTTCAAAGCAGGAGTTTCACCGCAAGTAACATTTGTTATGATGATTTCTCGTATGTGAGGGATAGTGTTAATAGTATGAGAAGCTCTGGGGGGTACAGTAATACATCTGTATCATCCTCCATTGATCTGGGATCTTCTAGGCAAAGTGAGGCACGCATTCATCGACAATCAAGTGGCCGGAGGTCTGATATTGAAAATCACAGATATGAAATTTCTACAAAGCACAAACGCTCCGTCTCCTCTATGTCTGGTGCATCAGCTCTTGGATCCCAGGTCCCAAGTACAACACCAAGTTGCCTAGGAGAGAGTTTTGAGCTAGTGTCTTCCAACAAAGATACGGAGGTTAGTGGAGTAACATATGCTGATCCTCCTAAACAGTCACTGCTTCCCGAAAAAGAAGCAGAAAGTACATGCACGGATTTAGAAAGAAGTCTAACATTCAAGGATGATGCAGAATTAGCGAGTGATTTGATGAATTCCCATTCAGGAGGTAGTCCACCGGAGTCACTGCTGGCTTTGGAAGAGCCAGTATCACAGGAGAGTGGTGAAAACCTGACAAGCGAGTTCAGTAATGAAGAAACAACATCTACACAGTTGCAGACTGCTACCCGAGGGGAAGACATGCAAAGCTCTTGTAATGACATTGTGGATGTCACAGAAGTTCCAGATCTGGGTTCTTTGAATGATATATCTGAAATGGATATTCAGAATTCTGGTATTGTATCTTGTGACTCACAATCTGACGCTGATTCCACAAATTCAAAAACATGGACTGATGAATTAGTGGAGCCTTGTGTCTCAGTGGAACAGAATGGTATTATGAGTGAGACTTCAGAAGAATTAGATATATCTGTTCCTGTAAATTGCTTCCTTG AAGATTCTACTATTGTACTAGAAGACATTGTTGGAGCAAAATCTAGAAGCCTGACCCTCGAGGAAGCAACAGACACAATCCTCTTCTGCAGCTCGATTGTCCACAATCTGGCATACGAAGCTGCAAACATAGCCATAGAGAAGGAGAACTCATTATTGGAAGTCGCTAGACCAACAGTGACAGTTGTTGGCAAACCCAATCCCGACAGAAGGGAGATGCGTTCAAGGCCACTGGGGAAACGCAGTTCCAAGTCCCAGAAAGCTCGTCAAAGAAGATTGGAGACGGAGACAAAGCCACGGCCTGTGACTCCGGAAATGGAAGAAAAATGTAGTCCGCGCATTGTGAGATCTCCTAGCAAGGGCGGCGCCACGCATCCTCCTCCGAAACTGGAGTCCAAGTGCAACTGCACCATCATGTAA